A single genomic interval of Bacteroidota bacterium harbors:
- the dacB gene encoding D-alanyl-D-alanine carboxypeptidase/D-alanyl-D-alanine-endopeptidase, translated as MNRTLIFFLAFSLSSATYAQALAESKSFTKLKAEIETLKNDADMTHASWGICVMKAKTGEIITEHNSNLSLIPASTQKIVTTGAGLGLLGADYTYQTTLEYDGNFDSITGIIKGNLYIKGSGDPTLGSEYFKDKNDTTPIVNKWATALKAKGIKIIEGDVIADASVFDEEMVPSNWIWGDMGNYYGAGASGLSYMDNMYKLYFRSGKTGDSTHITKITPDVPNLKITNYVKAGGTDDNAYIYGAPYNHNRYVTGTIPANKIDFDVKGSLPDPPLLLAHDLTQALAGNGIKVTGTSTTVRLMKLLNHYTEKPGKKIYVHTSPPLSKIVYITNLISNNLFAEHILKTISFQKRGYGTESAGIDEVIRFWSAKGVDTKGLNLYDGCGLARANTITPKQLAELFHVMVFDNTYTSFYNSLPVAGRTGTMSGLCRGSCAENNLHAKSGSINKVRSFAGYVNNKSGEQLCFSVIANNFDCSSSEMRRKLERLMVLIAELD; from the coding sequence ATGAACAGAACACTAATTTTTTTTTTAGCATTCTCTCTTTCTTCGGCAACTTATGCCCAAGCGCTGGCAGAATCCAAAAGCTTTACTAAACTGAAAGCCGAAATTGAAACGTTGAAAAATGATGCCGATATGACTCACGCCTCCTGGGGCATTTGTGTGATGAAAGCTAAAACCGGTGAAATAATTACAGAACACAATAGCAATCTGAGTTTAATTCCCGCATCAACACAAAAAATTGTTACAACAGGCGCAGGACTTGGTTTGCTTGGCGCTGACTACACTTATCAGACTACGTTGGAATATGACGGCAATTTTGATTCTATAACCGGTATCATAAAAGGCAACCTGTACATAAAGGGCTCCGGTGACCCCACACTTGGATCGGAATATTTTAAAGACAAAAATGATACTACTCCGATTGTAAATAAATGGGCTACTGCTTTAAAAGCAAAAGGCATTAAAATAATTGAAGGAGATGTGATCGCAGATGCCTCTGTATTTGATGAGGAAATGGTTCCATCTAACTGGATATGGGGTGATATGGGTAATTACTATGGGGCCGGGGCATCCGGACTCAGCTATATGGATAATATGTACAAGCTTTATTTCCGCTCCGGCAAAACCGGCGACTCCACACATATTACTAAAATCACCCCCGATGTTCCTAACCTAAAGATCACTAATTATGTGAAGGCAGGAGGCACCGATGACAATGCCTATATATACGGCGCACCCTACAATCACAACAGGTATGTAACTGGAACAATACCCGCAAATAAAATTGATTTTGATGTAAAAGGTTCTTTACCTGACCCTCCCCTCCTGCTTGCCCATGACCTGACACAAGCCTTAGCCGGCAACGGCATTAAAGTAACAGGAACTTCAACAACTGTACGCCTGATGAAGCTCCTGAACCATTACACAGAAAAACCAGGAAAAAAAATTTATGTTCATACATCTCCTCCACTGAGTAAGATCGTTTACATCACTAATCTTATCAGCAACAATCTTTTTGCGGAGCACATTTTAAAAACGATCTCTTTTCAAAAGCGCGGATATGGAACTGAAAGCGCCGGAATTGATGAAGTGATCAGATTCTGGTCAGCTAAAGGTGTTGATACAAAAGGACTCAACCTGTATGATGGCTGCGGGCTGGCAAGAGCCAATACAATTACGCCAAAACAACTTGCAGAGCTCTTTCATGTGATGGTATTTGATAACACCTACACTTCATTTTATAATTCACTGCCTGTAGCAGGTAGAACAGGTACCATGTCAGGCCTGTGCCGCGGCTCATGTGCCGAAAACAACCTGCATGCGAAAAGCGGTAGCATAAATAAAGTCCGATCATTCGCAGGCTATGTAAATAACAAAAGTGGTGAGCAGCTCTGTTTCTCCGTAATTGCCAACAATTTTGATTGTTCCTCAAGCGAAATGAGAAGAAAACTGGAGCGCTTGATGGTGCTTATCGCGGAATTGGATTAA
- a CDS encoding glutamine synthetase III: MAIHRFKALEEVLSRTPINIELPSDNVSDYYGKNVFGRDAMREYLSGEAYSSVMSAIDTGSKIERKMADQVAASMKAWSKTKGVSHYTHWFQPLTGTTAEKHDAFFTPIEGGRAIENFGGDQLVQQEPDASSFPSGGIRNTFEARGYTAWDPTSPAFIIGKTLCIPTVFVSYTGEALDFKTPLLKALHALDKAATEVCQYFDKNVSKVSATLGWEQEYFLVDTALFNARPDLIMTGRTLFGHAPAKGQQLEDHYFGSIPDRATSFMRELEVECWLLGVPIKTRHNEVAPNQFECAPVFEECNLAVDHNQLLMDVMEKVARRHNFRVLLHEKPFAGVNGSGKHNNWSLGTNTGKNLLSPGKTPKTNLQFLTFFINTIKAVNDNADLMRASIASANNDHRLGANEAPPAIMSIFIGSQLTQVFNDLEKKVKSGKMTPDEKTALKLGIGKIPDILLDNTDRNRTSPFAFTGNKFEFRAVGSSANCAGAMTVLNAIMADQLVEFKKEVDVLINKGVDKDEAIFQVLVTYIKSSKRILFEGNGYGEEWVKEAAKRGLNNIKTTPQALDAYVSNSSVKLFERHSIMSQREQEARHAIYLETYTKKIQIESRIIGDLALNHVIPTAIRYQNLLIDNVKKMKDIFDGVEFKKNAATQLEMIKEISERISTIKNSVDNMTEERKKANAIEDHKKQAVAYCEKVKPHFETIRYNVDKLELLIDDEQWPLPKYREMLFTK, from the coding sequence ATGGCCATTCACAGATTTAAAGCATTAGAAGAAGTGTTGAGTCGTACACCAATTAATATTGAGCTGCCATCCGATAATGTTTCGGATTATTATGGTAAGAATGTTTTTGGTCGTGATGCTATGCGCGAATACCTTTCGGGCGAGGCATACAGCAGTGTGATGTCGGCAATTGATACCGGCAGTAAAATTGAGCGCAAAATGGCGGACCAGGTCGCTGCCTCCATGAAAGCCTGGTCAAAAACAAAAGGTGTAAGTCATTATACGCATTGGTTTCAACCATTAACAGGAACTACTGCTGAAAAACACGATGCGTTTTTTACACCAATCGAAGGTGGTCGTGCTATAGAAAATTTTGGCGGCGACCAGTTGGTGCAGCAGGAGCCGGATGCATCCAGTTTTCCGAGCGGAGGTATACGCAACACTTTCGAGGCGCGCGGTTATACTGCTTGGGATCCAACATCACCCGCATTTATCATTGGTAAAACACTTTGCATCCCCACGGTATTTGTATCCTACACAGGTGAGGCCCTCGATTTTAAAACACCTTTATTAAAAGCTCTTCATGCGCTTGACAAAGCCGCTACTGAAGTGTGCCAGTATTTCGATAAGAATGTTAGCAAAGTATCTGCAACCCTTGGATGGGAGCAGGAATACTTTTTAGTTGATACCGCCTTGTTTAATGCGCGCCCGGATCTTATTATGACGGGTCGTACGCTGTTCGGTCATGCGCCGGCAAAGGGTCAACAACTGGAAGATCATTATTTCGGAAGTATTCCCGACAGGGCCACATCATTTATGCGCGAGTTGGAAGTGGAGTGTTGGCTGCTGGGTGTTCCTATTAAGACCCGTCACAACGAAGTTGCACCAAATCAATTTGAGTGCGCTCCTGTATTCGAAGAATGTAATCTTGCTGTCGATCATAACCAGCTGTTGATGGATGTGATGGAAAAAGTGGCAAGGCGTCATAACTTCCGTGTGTTACTGCATGAGAAACCTTTTGCCGGTGTTAACGGAAGCGGTAAGCACAATAACTGGAGCCTGGGCACCAATACCGGTAAAAATTTATTGAGTCCGGGCAAAACGCCTAAAACGAACTTACAGTTCTTAACTTTTTTTATTAATACGATCAAGGCGGTAAATGATAATGCCGATCTGATGCGCGCAAGTATCGCTTCGGCGAATAATGATCACCGCCTGGGTGCCAACGAAGCGCCTCCGGCTATCATGTCCATATTTATTGGTTCGCAGTTAACGCAAGTGTTTAACGATTTGGAAAAAAAGGTTAAGTCAGGAAAAATGACACCTGACGAGAAAACGGCTTTGAAATTAGGTATCGGTAAGATCCCGGATATTTTGCTTGACAATACCGATCGTAACCGCACATCTCCATTTGCGTTTACAGGTAATAAGTTTGAGTTCCGTGCTGTCGGCTCATCAGCTAATTGCGCAGGAGCGATGACGGTATTGAATGCGATCATGGCTGATCAGCTGGTTGAATTTAAAAAAGAAGTTGACGTATTGATAAATAAAGGCGTTGATAAAGATGAAGCGATCTTCCAGGTATTGGTAACATATATCAAGTCATCAAAAAGAATATTGTTTGAAGGCAATGGTTATGGCGAAGAGTGGGTGAAAGAGGCGGCCAAGCGCGGTTTGAACAATATCAAGACAACTCCGCAGGCGCTTGATGCATATGTCAGCAATAGTTCCGTTAAGCTGTTTGAGCGTCACAGTATAATGAGTCAACGTGAGCAGGAAGCCCGCCACGCTATTTACCTGGAAACATATACCAAAAAAATTCAGATCGAATCGCGTATCATCGGCGATCTTGCTTTGAACCATGTTATTCCAACCGCTATCCGCTATCAGAATTTGCTGATCGACAATGTAAAGAAAATGAAGGATATTTTTGATGGAGTAGAGTTTAAGAAAAATGCGGCGACCCAGCTGGAAATGATAAAAGAAATATCCGAACGCATATCAACCATTAAAAACAGTGTTGATAATATGACGGAAGAGCGAAAGAAGGCCAATGCAATAGAGGATCACAAGAAGCAGGCTGTTGCCTATTGTGAGAAGGTTAAGCCGCACTTCGAGACTATACGTTATAATGTGGATAAACTTGAGTTATTGATCGATGATGAGCAGTGGCCTTTGCCGAAGTACCGTGAAATGTTATTTACGAAATAA
- a CDS encoding prephenate dehydratase, with the protein MRNFKVAIFGAAASYHDIAAQKFYGEQVDSIECYTFRECCEKLVNNHVDYAVLAIENSVAGSILSNYNLVDEYKLRIIGEQYLKIELHLLALEGVKIEDVKFIHSHPMALAQCNTFLQKFPHIKIIEERDTASCVKNIRDKNLRNTAAIANEFASEMYNVPKLFSNIESIKRNFTRFMILSKGDSGPANPDKASICFRLKHEVGSLAGVLNVFQQNGVNLSKIQSVPVYEESSQYSFHADLEWVKYENLQQSLKQIKSSTIGLSVLGEYMKASIPSYNN; encoded by the coding sequence ATGCGCAATTTTAAAGTGGCAATTTTCGGAGCAGCGGCATCTTATCACGACATAGCCGCGCAAAAATTTTACGGTGAGCAGGTAGATTCAATCGAGTGTTATACCTTTCGTGAATGTTGCGAAAAACTCGTCAATAATCACGTCGATTATGCGGTATTGGCCATAGAGAATTCGGTGGCGGGCAGCATTTTGTCGAATTACAACCTGGTTGATGAGTATAAGCTCCGCATAATTGGTGAACAATATCTGAAAATCGAACTGCATCTATTAGCGCTTGAAGGTGTTAAGATAGAGGATGTGAAATTCATCCATTCACACCCAATGGCATTGGCACAGTGCAATACATTCCTCCAGAAATTCCCGCATATAAAGATTATTGAGGAGCGGGATACTGCCTCCTGTGTGAAAAATATTCGTGATAAAAATTTGCGGAATACCGCAGCCATTGCGAATGAATTTGCTTCAGAAATGTATAATGTGCCGAAGTTGTTTTCCAACATTGAAAGCATCAAGCGGAATTTTACACGTTTCATGATCCTTTCAAAGGGTGATTCGGGGCCTGCGAACCCTGATAAAGCATCCATCTGTTTCCGGCTTAAACATGAAGTTGGCTCTTTGGCGGGAGTGTTGAATGTCTTCCAGCAAAATGGAGTGAACCTTTCGAAAATACAGAGTGTGCCCGTTTATGAGGAGTCTTCTCAATATTCTTTTCATGCGGATCTTGAGTGGGTAAAATATGAGAACCTTCAGCAATCGTTGAAACAAATAAAAAGTTCAACGATCGGGCTATCTGTATTGGGAGAATATATGAAAGCAAGCATACCAAGTTATAATAACTAA
- a CDS encoding aspartate aminotransferase family protein: protein MISPRELFIKHVAQTSPFPLALEIDRADGCYIYDTSGKQYLDMISGISVSNLGHCHPSVVQAVKQQAGKYMHVMVYGEYIQSPQVQLAVLLSSLLPSALQSVYFVNSGAEAIEGALKLAKRYTGRTELISFKNSYHGSTQGALSLMGDERLKQPFRPLLPDVGHLEFNNVEDLNFITKRTAAVVIEPVQAEAGVILPREGFLQKLRERCTETGALLIFDEIQTGYGRTGKLFACEHYNVIPDVLCLAKGMGGGMPLGAFVSSQKIMSGLAADPELGHITTFGGNPVCCAAGLATLQTIVTEKLVNDVEKKHDLIIDHLKHPLIREVRSKGLLIAVEFESFELNKRIIDACIQKGVIVDWFLFNMKSMRIAPPLIISVEEIKKACHTILDCMDTIK, encoded by the coding sequence ATGATCAGTCCACGCGAACTTTTTATTAAGCACGTTGCTCAAACAAGCCCGTTTCCCTTGGCTCTTGAAATTGACAGAGCGGATGGATGTTATATATATGATACATCCGGCAAGCAATACCTCGATATGATCTCGGGTATTTCGGTTTCCAACCTTGGTCATTGTCATCCCAGTGTAGTGCAGGCCGTTAAACAGCAGGCCGGTAAATATATGCACGTAATGGTTTATGGAGAATACATTCAATCACCGCAGGTGCAGCTGGCGGTTTTACTTTCATCACTATTACCTTCTGCGCTTCAAAGTGTGTATTTTGTTAACTCAGGTGCCGAAGCTATTGAAGGAGCGTTAAAGCTGGCAAAGCGTTATACAGGACGTACTGAACTGATATCTTTTAAAAATTCGTATCATGGCAGTACGCAGGGAGCATTGAGTTTGATGGGGGATGAACGGTTGAAGCAGCCATTCCGCCCTTTGTTACCGGATGTGGGACACCTGGAATTTAATAATGTTGAGGATTTAAATTTTATTACAAAACGAACTGCCGCGGTTGTGATAGAACCGGTACAAGCTGAAGCGGGGGTGATATTACCCCGGGAAGGATTTTTACAAAAGCTCCGCGAACGATGCACTGAGACAGGAGCGTTGCTGATCTTTGACGAGATACAAACCGGTTATGGCCGTACAGGCAAACTTTTCGCTTGCGAACATTATAATGTCATTCCGGATGTTTTATGTTTAGCCAAAGGAATGGGTGGTGGTATGCCGCTTGGCGCTTTTGTTTCTTCTCAAAAAATAATGTCGGGTTTGGCAGCGGATCCCGAGTTGGGGCATATTACTACTTTTGGCGGTAACCCTGTATGCTGTGCTGCCGGGTTGGCAACCTTACAAACAATTGTCACAGAAAAATTGGTGAATGATGTGGAGAAAAAGCACGACTTGATCATTGATCACCTTAAACATCCGTTGATCAGGGAAGTGAGAAGTAAGGGCTTGTTAATTGCAGTCGAGTTTGAAAGTTTCGAACTGAATAAAAGGATAATTGATGCATGTATCCAAAAAGGAGTGATCGTTGATTGGTTTTTATTCAATATGAAAAGTATGCGTATTGCGCCGCCGCTGATCATTTCGGTGGAGGAGATAAAGAAGGCTTGTCATACAATTCTGGATTGTATGGATACAATAAAATAA
- a CDS encoding peptidoglycan DD-metalloendopeptidase family protein: MQGPFKRLFTTLFCFPLIVFAGEKKSSAPVDTSVRTINVEQIAAGDSVRSFIRSMNQQQLYSLVDFLFEMDSIPVELVDEINSVVKKHKCELVAAVEKQNDWDEKHIFSVKELTERLDTTCVISLIDEQHMGYSLPIVGVITSKFGWRKTANHNGVDIDLNKGDKVVAAFDGVVRFARFQGGFGNVVIVRHANGLETLYAHLTKIKVKPGQVVNSGDLLGLGGSTGHSTGTHLHFEIRFKSKPINPMYLFEFAEQKLVSERLIIKSTRLGLSAYPPDIKEYIAKKGDTVFDVAKHFGVSAKALALQNKISQWSRLKAGQKIVIG; encoded by the coding sequence ATGCAAGGACCATTCAAGCGACTTTTTACAACCCTTTTTTGTTTTCCTCTGATTGTCTTTGCAGGTGAAAAAAAATCTTCTGCTCCTGTCGATACAAGTGTCCGTACTATTAATGTTGAACAAATAGCGGCCGGAGATTCTGTCCGCAGTTTCATTCGGTCCATGAATCAGCAGCAGCTGTATTCACTGGTTGATTTTCTGTTTGAAATGGATTCAATCCCGGTTGAGCTGGTTGATGAGATTAATTCCGTTGTAAAAAAGCATAAGTGTGAACTGGTAGCGGCGGTCGAGAAGCAGAATGACTGGGACGAAAAGCATATTTTTTCAGTGAAAGAATTGACAGAAAGGCTGGATACAACCTGTGTTATCAGTCTTATAGATGAACAGCATATGGGATACTCTTTGCCGATCGTAGGGGTTATTACTTCAAAGTTCGGATGGAGAAAAACAGCCAACCATAACGGTGTGGATATAGATCTTAACAAGGGGGATAAAGTGGTAGCTGCCTTCGATGGTGTTGTACGTTTTGCAAGATTCCAGGGAGGATTTGGTAACGTGGTTATTGTAAGGCACGCCAATGGCTTGGAAACGCTATACGCGCATTTAACAAAGATAAAGGTGAAACCAGGCCAAGTTGTGAATTCAGGGGATTTGCTGGGACTGGGTGGGTCAACTGGGCATTCAACCGGCACTCATTTACATTTTGAAATTCGCTTTAAAAGTAAACCAATTAATCCAATGTATCTGTTTGAATTTGCTGAGCAAAAATTGGTAAGTGAAAGATTGATCATTAAAAGTACCCGTTTAGGTTTGTCGGCATATCCTCCTGATATTAAGGAGTATATAGCAAAAAAAGGGGATACTGTTTTTGATGTGGCCAAACATTTTGGCGTTTCGGCAAAAGCACTTGCTTTGCAAAATAAAATAAGTCAGTGGTCGCGACTGAAAGCCGGTCAAAAAATTGTAATAGGATAA
- a CDS encoding CoA-binding protein has translation MPKKTVVIGASDNPERYAYRATIQLNKHGHPVIPVGLKEGMIGTISVLKGQPLIKDVDTVTLYVGPQNQPFWYDYILSLKPKRIIFNPGTENPAFEKMAASKGIEVQEACTLVLLSIGNY, from the coding sequence ATGCCAAAAAAAACCGTTGTTATAGGCGCTTCTGATAATCCCGAACGCTATGCCTACAGGGCTACTATTCAGCTAAATAAGCATGGTCACCCGGTAATTCCAGTTGGTTTAAAGGAGGGAATGATCGGCACTATTTCCGTACTTAAAGGACAGCCTCTTATTAAAGATGTTGATACTGTTACCCTGTACGTTGGTCCGCAAAACCAGCCTTTTTGGTATGATTATATACTAAGCCTTAAACCCAAACGCATTATTTTTAACCCAGGCACTGAAAATCCGGCGTTCGAAAAAATGGCGGCCTCGAAGGGAATTGAAGTGCAGGAGGCTTGTACATTGGTTTTACTGTCGATCGGGAATTATTAA
- a CDS encoding tetratricopeptide repeat protein, protein MSSGKKNNPKQKQNNKSTSGSTKTEGLFKRPAFWLTIILILTYISFAPSLKNGFTNWDDNVYVAENNLITSLSSENIKEIFKTENHVSFNYHPITILSLAIDYNISEYAPRTFHLTNILFHLLNTALVFVFIYLLSGNKIQVAVIVALFFGIHPMHVESVTWISERKDVLYTFFFMSALIIYYKYIHETGKNKFLLYILILLLFILAILSKAMAVVLPAVLLLVDYYSGRKFDKYTLLEKLPLFVLSVLFGLLTTQIQQGAIAKFETFTVLQRFTFASYGFINYISNLFVPINLSCFYPYPTLIGDRLPIIFYISPFIVLALFVLVFFSTKFTKAIVFGFLFFCATIALVLQFISVGQVIMADRYSYVPYIGLLFPIALGYDRLQQNTDKRFMLYKRITMVLLPVCVIACMWMTNERTKVWMNGDTLWTDALSKYPCGETFLNRGSYLVNKAAYDKGIKAVSENEYDRALNDFNIALQMNPGSVKAYTNRANIYGLKNQFDLALSDYSKALQLDSTDTKTFFNRGITYSLMKQFDKAIADYTKVLQKQPDLNSAKQNRAYAYIENGNYRKGIQDLNELIALKPAVDYYFYRGLAYNRTGENEKALADYVTYIQSNPNNANAYFNRSVINKAMGKYRDALADALKAESMGYKVESSYMNELKAKVS, encoded by the coding sequence ATGAGCAGTGGCAAAAAAAATAATCCGAAACAAAAGCAAAATAATAAGAGCACCTCCGGTTCAACGAAAACGGAAGGTCTTTTTAAACGCCCCGCCTTTTGGCTTACAATTATCCTCATACTCACCTATATTTCATTTGCTCCTTCATTAAAAAACGGATTTACCAATTGGGATGACAATGTTTATGTCGCCGAAAATAATCTGATCACAAGCCTGTCGTCAGAAAACATAAAAGAAATATTCAAAACAGAGAATCATGTATCATTCAATTATCACCCTATAACTATACTTTCCCTTGCAATCGATTACAATATTTCAGAGTATGCACCCCGAACATTTCATCTGACCAATATATTATTCCATTTATTAAATACCGCATTGGTATTTGTATTCATTTATTTACTTAGTGGTAATAAAATACAGGTTGCTGTAATTGTCGCTTTGTTTTTCGGTATACATCCCATGCATGTTGAATCCGTGACCTGGATCTCCGAAAGAAAAGATGTGTTATACACCTTCTTTTTCATGTCAGCCCTGATCATCTATTATAAATACATTCATGAGACCGGAAAAAATAAATTTCTTCTTTATATCCTGATCTTATTGTTGTTCATACTCGCAATATTATCAAAGGCAATGGCGGTGGTATTACCGGCGGTTTTATTGTTAGTTGATTATTATTCAGGACGCAAATTTGACAAATACACACTATTGGAAAAACTTCCTCTTTTTGTATTATCCGTCCTTTTTGGCCTGCTCACCACTCAGATCCAACAGGGCGCCATTGCTAAATTTGAAACATTTACAGTATTACAACGCTTCACCTTTGCCTCTTATGGATTCATCAATTATATTTCCAATCTGTTTGTTCCAATCAATCTCTCCTGCTTTTATCCCTATCCTACCTTAATAGGAGATCGCCTGCCCATTATATTTTATATTTCACCATTTATTGTGCTGGCGTTATTTGTACTTGTTTTTTTCAGCACAAAATTCACCAAGGCGATCGTATTCGGCTTCCTGTTTTTTTGTGCAACGATCGCGCTGGTTTTGCAATTCATTTCTGTGGGCCAGGTAATTATGGCCGACAGGTATTCGTATGTACCCTATATAGGTTTACTTTTTCCTATCGCACTCGGATATGACCGGCTGCAGCAAAACACGGATAAAAGATTTATGCTGTATAAACGAATAACGATGGTACTGCTGCCGGTTTGTGTTATAGCATGTATGTGGATGACCAATGAACGAACCAAAGTATGGATGAACGGAGATACGTTATGGACTGATGCATTAAGCAAATATCCCTGCGGCGAGACCTTCCTGAACAGGGGAAGCTACCTTGTAAACAAAGCGGCATACGATAAAGGAATTAAAGCCGTAAGTGAAAACGAGTATGACAGAGCCCTGAATGACTTCAACATAGCCCTTCAAATGAATCCGGGCAGTGTAAAGGCATATACCAATCGTGCGAATATTTACGGGCTTAAAAATCAGTTCGACCTGGCACTCAGTGACTATTCAAAAGCATTGCAGTTGGACTCAACGGATACAAAAACATTTTTTAACCGGGGTATTACATATAGTTTAATGAAACAATTCGACAAAGCAATAGCAGATTATACAAAAGTTTTGCAAAAGCAACCCGATCTGAATTCCGCAAAACAAAACAGGGCTTACGCGTACATTGAAAATGGCAATTACAGGAAAGGCATTCAGGATCTGAATGAACTGATCGCCCTAAAACCGGCTGTTGATTACTATTTTTACCGGGGCCTGGCATACAACAGAACCGGGGAGAATGAAAAGGCCCTTGCAGATTATGTGACCTATATACAATCAAATCCGAATAATGCGAACGCGTATTTTAACCGTTCCGTAATTAATAAGGCAATGGGAAAATACCGGGATGCTCTTGCTGATGCTCTAAAAGCGGAAAGCATGGGATACAAAGTGGAAAGCAGCTACATGAACGAACTAAAGGCAAAGGTTAGCTGA
- a CDS encoding transporter substrate-binding domain-containing protein produces MVIKLLKIRHVLMAMMVILVVQTRECVRGIKKLSRTTDTASMNKLSDIELIKNKGKLVVLAENNSTSYFVYKGEPLGYDYEMLSAYAGYLGVELEMIVINDMNTILDELNAGKADIAAANLTVTNDRNKIVNFTTPLLQTRQVLVQRKPDGWQKMTSPALEKKFIRNLNELIGKNIHVRKASSFYTRLQSLSEEIGGEIRITEATGNLDSEELISFVAKGYIDYTVVDENVAMINQTYYDNIDIKTAISFPQKIAWAVSKRSPKLLNSINEWLINKKNRSLQTAIFTKYYINQRAAGERMESEFFCSNGGSLSPYDHAIRKYSKKLGWDWRLMAAMIYQESNFNPDAQSWAGASGLMQLIPATAKRFGMDTLIASPVQNIEAGTNFLIHLNKYWRDFISDSAERIKFVLASYNVGLGHVIDARNLAAKYDKDPDLWDNNVDFYLLNKAKPKYYNDDIVKYGYCRGEEPYNYVKEILIRVEHYRNVLRIREQMPVLARLEK; encoded by the coding sequence ATGGTTATCAAGCTGCTTAAAATACGACATGTTCTGATGGCAATGATGGTGATCCTTGTTGTACAAACGCGCGAGTGTGTAAGAGGAATAAAAAAACTCAGCAGAACAACAGATACTGCCAGCATGAACAAGCTTTCAGATATTGAATTGATAAAGAATAAGGGCAAACTGGTTGTGTTGGCCGAAAATAACTCTACCAGCTATTTCGTTTATAAAGGAGAACCTTTGGGTTACGATTATGAAATGCTTTCGGCCTATGCCGGATATCTTGGTGTTGAGTTGGAAATGATCGTTATAAATGACATGAATACGATCCTAGACGAACTAAATGCGGGTAAGGCTGATATCGCCGCCGCTAACCTCACTGTTACCAACGACAGGAACAAAATAGTCAACTTTACCACCCCCCTGCTGCAAACAAGACAAGTATTGGTACAGCGCAAACCTGATGGCTGGCAAAAGATGACAAGCCCGGCTCTCGAAAAGAAATTTATCAGAAACCTGAATGAACTGATAGGTAAAAATATCCATGTACGAAAGGCCTCTTCATTTTATACACGCTTGCAAAGTCTTTCGGAAGAGATAGGCGGAGAAATCAGGATCACTGAAGCAACCGGGAATCTGGATAGCGAAGAACTCATCAGTTTCGTTGCTAAAGGATATATCGATTATACTGTTGTGGACGAAAATGTAGCCATGATCAATCAAACCTACTATGATAATATTGATATAAAAACAGCCATTAGTTTTCCGCAAAAAATAGCCTGGGCTGTCAGCAAAAGATCTCCAAAACTGTTAAACAGCATAAATGAATGGCTTATCAATAAAAAGAACAGGTCGCTGCAGACTGCAATATTCACCAAGTACTATATAAATCAAAGAGCAGCCGGCGAGCGCATGGAGAGCGAATTCTTCTGTTCAAACGGAGGCTCCCTTTCACCTTACGACCATGCCATACGGAAATACAGCAAAAAATTAGGATGGGACTGGCGGCTTATGGCAGCTATGATATACCAGGAGTCGAATTTTAATCCCGACGCGCAATCATGGGCAGGGGCTTCCGGCCTTATGCAACTGATACCGGCTACAGCCAAACGTTTCGGCATGGACACCCTGATCGCCTCACCGGTTCAGAATATTGAGGCAGGAACAAATTTTCTTATACATTTAAACAAATACTGGAGAGATTTTATATCCGACTCAGCTGAACGTATAAAATTTGTTCTGGCTTCCTATAATGTAGGGCTTGGCCACGTAATAGATGCCCGCAACCTTGCAGCCAAGTATGACAAAGACCCGGACCTTTGGGATAACAATGTAGACTTTTACCTGCTTAATAAAGCCAAACCAAAATACTATAATGATGATATTGTTAAGTATGGCTACTGCCGCGGTGAAGAGCCTTATAATTATGTGAAAGAAATTTTGATCAGAGTGGAACATTACCGCAATGTTTTACGTATACGGGAGCAAATGCCGGTTTTAGCAAGGCTTGAAAAATAG